AGGTTCCGTGGGTGCACCGTTTAGCGCGGATCATGCATGCCGGCGATGTGCATCGGGATGCTCAAGCTGCCGCGCAGGCGGGGCCGCTGTGGCGTATCGAGGCGGTCCGCGAAGACCGCTGGGTGCAGCGGCTCAGTGTTGAGCAGGTGTTCGAGCTGACCCGCACGCGAGCCTATTGGTTGCGGGCGAATCAGAAGACCCGGCAGCGGGTTGAAGATAACCTGCGCTGGTACTTGCACGAGCATCTGGGGTTTGAGCCGGGGGAGCGCATCGAGCTTCCATACCGGACACTCGCGGTACGCAACACACGCACGTGAGACTCGCGTGAAGCGGCCCGCCGCCGCTGTGTTCTGAGGCTCATCGCGGGCTTTGGATCGGCTTGATAGACTTATAGCTGGTGTTAGCTGCAGTCCGCGGTGGCTACCATCCCCGGCGACGATGGCCCAGCGATATCAGTTGAGGGCGATCCCGTGCGGGTTCACTGTACGCGGCACACTCTCAAGGAGTAAATACATGGCTCTTGACCAGGCCGTAAAGCAAGAGATCATCAAGGAATACGCGATCCACGAGGGCGACACTGGTTCCCCTGAGGTTCAGATCGCTGTCATGTCCCGTCGTATCTCTGACCTGACTGAGCACCTGAAGCATCACAAGCACGACCACCACACCCGTCGTGGCCTCATGGCCCTGGTTGGTCGCCGCCGCCGCATGCTTGGCTACCTCAAGTCTGTAGACATTGAGCGTTACCGTTCGCTGATCGAGCGCCTCGGTCTGCGCCGCTAATGTCTCACGTTTAACGCCCCGGAAAAGCTTTCCGGGGCGTTAACGCATCAGAAGTTCAAACATCAATATCTAATCCAATACAGCGTCACCGACGTTCACGCTAACTAGAGAATCGCGTGTGGTCCTCGGTAGTGGCCCGCGGTGCAGCCCATTCAGATTCG
The Pseudoglutamicibacter albus DNA segment above includes these coding regions:
- the rpsO gene encoding 30S ribosomal protein S15, producing the protein MALDQAVKQEIIKEYAIHEGDTGSPEVQIAVMSRRISDLTEHLKHHKHDHHTRRGLMALVGRRRRMLGYLKSVDIERYRSLIERLGLRR